Proteins from a single region of Bdellovibrio bacteriovorus HD100:
- a CDS encoding ABC transporter ATP-binding protein: MSNTNIIEVRNLAVEFKTEDGIVQAVKGISFNIPKGKTVGLVGESGSGKSITSLAIMRLIGNPGRVSSGEILFEGQDLLKVSEKKMREIRGARISMIFQEPMTSLNPVLTVADQITETLMLHQNLNKQQALDKALDLLKQVGIPHAEERLYFYPHKFSGGQRQRIMIAMAIACNPDVLICDEPTTALDVTIQKQILDLLADIQKRTHMSLLFITHDLGVVADIADEVIVMNKGEIVERGVSKEIFDNPKHPYTKGLLACRPSLDENPVRLPVLSDFMSAAGEEITPGARVYTPAKEIIREDKVILEVNDLKTHFPHTGGLLGRVQSYTKAVDGVSFKVKKGQTLGLVGESGCGKTTLGRTLMRLIEPTDGQIIFDGQDITKLDYGHMHPIRKKMQIIFQDPYASLNPRMTIGTILMEPMQIHNIGENNNERREIAAEMLKKVGMSPAMMNRYPHEFSGGQRQRISIARALMVRPEFIVCDESVSALDVSIQAQILNLLLDLQDEMNLTYIFISHDLSVVKFISDEVAVMFGGKIVEHNTAQAIYDAPQHDYTKKLLSAIPKGIPKELTV; the protein is encoded by the coding sequence ATGAGCAACACAAATATTATCGAAGTCCGCAATCTTGCTGTTGAGTTTAAAACCGAAGACGGGATTGTACAGGCCGTAAAGGGCATCTCTTTCAATATCCCAAAAGGTAAAACAGTTGGGTTGGTGGGTGAGTCCGGTTCCGGTAAAAGTATCACGTCCCTGGCGATCATGCGTTTGATCGGAAATCCAGGCCGTGTTTCCAGCGGTGAAATTCTATTTGAAGGCCAGGACCTGCTGAAAGTTTCTGAAAAGAAAATGCGTGAGATCCGTGGTGCACGCATCTCCATGATCTTCCAGGAACCAATGACATCTTTGAATCCGGTTCTGACGGTCGCAGATCAAATCACTGAAACCCTGATGCTTCACCAAAACCTGAACAAACAGCAGGCTTTGGACAAAGCTTTGGATCTTCTAAAACAAGTCGGCATCCCGCACGCTGAAGAACGTCTGTACTTCTATCCTCACAAATTCTCCGGCGGTCAGCGCCAGCGTATCATGATCGCGATGGCGATTGCTTGTAATCCGGATGTTCTGATCTGTGACGAGCCAACCACCGCGTTGGACGTGACGATCCAAAAACAAATCCTGGATCTTCTGGCAGACATCCAAAAAAGAACTCACATGAGTCTTTTGTTCATCACCCACGATCTGGGTGTTGTTGCTGACATCGCTGATGAAGTGATCGTGATGAACAAAGGTGAAATCGTTGAGCGTGGTGTTTCCAAAGAAATCTTCGACAATCCAAAGCACCCGTACACAAAGGGTCTTTTGGCGTGCCGTCCTTCTTTGGATGAAAACCCCGTTCGTCTTCCGGTTCTTTCTGACTTCATGAGTGCAGCGGGCGAAGAAATCACGCCAGGCGCACGTGTGTACACTCCAGCCAAAGAAATCATCCGTGAAGACAAAGTCATTCTTGAAGTGAATGACCTGAAAACCCACTTCCCTCACACAGGCGGTCTGTTGGGTCGTGTTCAGAGCTATACAAAGGCTGTGGACGGCGTCAGCTTCAAAGTTAAAAAAGGTCAGACCCTGGGACTGGTGGGTGAATCCGGTTGTGGTAAAACCACTCTGGGTCGCACGCTGATGCGTTTGATTGAGCCGACGGACGGTCAGATCATCTTCGATGGTCAGGACATCACCAAGCTTGATTACGGTCACATGCATCCGATCCGCAAAAAAATGCAGATCATCTTCCAGGATCCGTATGCTTCCCTGAATCCGCGTATGACTATCGGGACCATCCTGATGGAACCAATGCAGATTCACAACATCGGTGAAAACAACAACGAGCGCCGCGAAATTGCCGCTGAGATGCTGAAAAAAGTGGGCATGAGCCCGGCAATGATGAATCGTTATCCGCATGAGTTCTCTGGCGGTCAAAGACAGCGTATTTCCATCGCGCGTGCTTTGATGGTTCGTCCTGAATTCATCGTGTGTGACGAGTCCGTGTCTGCGTTGGACGTTTCCATCCAGGCTCAGATTCTGAATTTGTTGTTGGACCTTCAGGATGAAATGAACCTGACGTACATCTTTATCTCTCACGATCTGTCTGTGGTGAAATTCATCTCTGACGAAGTGGCAGTGATGTTCGGTGGTAAGATCGTTGAGCACAACACGGCTCAGGCGATCTACGATGCCCCTCAACACGACTATACCAAGAAGCTTCTAAGCGCGATTCCAAAAGGGATCCCGAAAGAGCTGACAGTTTAG
- a CDS encoding ROK family protein: MKKKTYTIGLDLGGTKLAAALLSDTGEMLDFIKVPVDMNREKSAPKAQKRLIQLMTDIALDFKKRFPNETKASVFRGIGLASAGPLNAETGTLMNPANYPGWKIVPILDLLTKEIHKTWKTPVFFQHDATAAALAEGWVGGAQKMKSFAIVTIGTGVGTGVIFNGLPGQSDGMGSEYGHIVVDYQRLMKNPEKIDHCTVEGIASGTGLLRRAREMGFTGNSVEELIAANDAKYQVLFKEMAWALAILCYNLSIGYNLEKIFLSGGLIKIRNMYLKDLKDHYKKMIRQSKTVFECPIEVAKTQNHAGVIGAGFLPHLYGKK; this comes from the coding sequence ATGAAAAAGAAAACCTACACCATCGGTCTTGATCTGGGCGGAACCAAACTGGCAGCAGCGCTGCTTTCTGATACCGGCGAAATGCTGGATTTCATCAAGGTTCCGGTCGACATGAACCGCGAGAAGTCCGCACCCAAGGCCCAAAAGCGCCTGATTCAACTGATGACGGACATTGCTCTGGATTTCAAAAAACGTTTCCCGAACGAAACCAAAGCCTCTGTCTTTAGGGGCATTGGTCTGGCCAGCGCAGGTCCTTTGAATGCTGAAACCGGCACTCTGATGAATCCTGCCAACTATCCAGGCTGGAAGATCGTTCCGATCCTGGATCTGCTGACCAAAGAGATTCACAAAACCTGGAAGACCCCGGTGTTCTTCCAGCACGATGCCACGGCGGCAGCTTTGGCTGAAGGCTGGGTTGGTGGCGCACAGAAAATGAAGTCCTTTGCGATAGTCACCATCGGCACGGGTGTGGGCACTGGCGTGATCTTTAACGGCCTGCCGGGCCAGTCTGACGGCATGGGCTCTGAATACGGCCATATCGTTGTTGATTACCAGCGCCTGATGAAAAATCCGGAAAAGATCGACCACTGCACAGTGGAAGGCATTGCTTCCGGCACGGGCCTTCTTCGTCGCGCACGCGAGATGGGTTTCACTGGAAATTCCGTGGAAGAACTGATTGCCGCCAACGATGCCAAGTACCAGGTGCTGTTCAAGGAAATGGCCTGGGCATTGGCGATTCTTTGCTATAACCTTTCTATCGGCTACAACCTTGAGAAGATCTTCCTCAGCGGCGGTCTGATCAAGATTCGTAACATGTACTTAAAAGACCTGAAGGATCACTACAAAAAGATGATCCGCCAAAGCAAGACGGTCTTTGAATGCCCGATTGAAGTGGCCAAGACTCAGAACCATGCAGGCGTTATCGGCGCGGGCTTCCTGCCCCACCTTTACGGAAAAAAATAA